The sequence below is a genomic window from Daphnia pulicaria isolate SC F1-1A chromosome 6, SC_F0-13Bv2, whole genome shotgun sequence.
AATTCACATTTGACAGGATAGTGGGCAACCACGCAATAGTAATCACGAAATTACAATATACTCTAATATTACAAGCAAACAACcagatcattttcttttatttcgggatggaatgaaattaaaaaataacgtcGTTTAAACTTTAAACTAACGCATTTCATCGCTATTTTATCATGTTGAAGAGAGCCATCGAAAAAATCATTCCCATTAGCTGCATtcgataaacaaaagaaaattaattagttTACGGTTCATCCACTTTAATAGCTTTAATGTACGTACCGTGACAAATGCGATGCCTATCCCTACCCCTCCAACAATCGCTAAAATTTAGAgtggaaaaaatgaattaaaaaaaaacattcaagtgacgaaatttcaaaaataaatctacCTGCTTGTTCTTGAACGGCTAAGAGGCCCTTTTCATAGCAACCAATCAAGTATGCCGTATTGCTGTTTGGAGATCCTTGACAAGGCATGTACGACTAAATCAAAAATATCGTACACATTGCAAAACACtggcaaattaaatttaaaaaagtattaCCTGTCCAGTCATATCCATTTGACCGGAATTGAGCATTCCGCTATTAATTAGTCCGGTACTTCCAATTTGACCACTTGTCCATATTTTCTGACAACACGAGAGTGGTACTTGCGAATTGCTGTTGAAGTTGCGATTTTCTGTTCTCCAGATTCTGTAACCATCAAAACCTTCGACTCCGCAACAACGTAACTGTTCGATCAGGTAAAAATGGAATCCGGTCAGTTTAATTCAACTATAACTAggcatttttatttcactattttttcttaaattacgcTCTTCACTATGGGATGTGATGTTAAACAATCAAACTTGCCTTGGATTGAGTGAAGTCCCACGCATCTGTCACGACTCTGTTAACGCCATATTCGCCGAGAGAAGAGTACATTCGCGTTCTCATTGAAACAGCAACATTCGAGCGGAAGGCATAACCCAAAATACCACCAACCAGCATAGTCACAAATATGCCGAACATCACTATAAAATACTATTCAATCAAACAGAaaagacgaacaaaaaaatatttgttacaACTTCATctcaattttaaaatgctaATTTCCCGCAATTGCGTAAccactgaaataaaaaaaaaaactcacggTGAGGAGCAtgcatttaatttctttaacgGCTCCGAGACATCCTAAAAAGGAGATGAGGATGACCACAACGCCAGTCGCGATAAGAATGTAGGCCGCACTCATATATAGATTGGTTCCAAGCAACTGTTCCATGTAGGCGTGGTCTACACATGTCCAAATACCAACGGCCATCACCACGATCCCACCAACCTATCAGGAATAATTGTAGTGTTTCGAAATACTGGGTATTGGTTGGCAGCAATTACGTGATAGCGTGATAGCGtcattttacattttaatgaaataattcaatcaataAGGAGCGAATGTTGCATAAATGATAAATCTAAATGTCGCAACTCTTTGAAAACAATTAATATCTCGACCATGAAATCATCGCGTAACCCAGTAAAAACTCAAACAACTTGacgaactaaaaaataaaataaaataaaataaaaattccgaaaTTGTCGTTTACACAACGAGGTGCCCAGAGGCACATGGAAAGTCCAAATCCAATGTAACCACCTCCACTCTCTCAAGTCAGTCCTCCAAGGAAAAGAGGTCAGCCCTTTGCTCGAATGGTGCTGATGGGAAAAAGTGAAAGTGCACTACTCTTTGTATATTAAAATAGAGAGTCGACGAGTGATCGGCCCCATTTTAACTTCACGGTCTGAACTTAAtacttggatttttttttgtccccccTGTACATCCGTGTTCCAAAAATTGGTAACGAATACAAATGAATAATGAAACGGTGCAACTTACCAATGATAATAAATTAAAGGTGAACATCAGATATTTCAGGCACTTGCCACATCCATTCATTTCCGCACCGTGTCCCATGGCGCCGTCACTACCGTTAACTAAATGATAATGGAACAATGGAATCAAATTAGTCCCACTGCAATGACGCATAAAAGTTGAGACATACTAAACGAATTTGGAGTTAAACGCATATTGCTACTAATACCacaacagtaataataataatcaagatCTCAAATATTTGGGAATTAATTTCAAGTTGGGATCAACACGTACTGAAATCACAGAGACGCTTCAGTAGTGACTCGGTTCTCCCAACTAACGTTCAGTCGACTGGACGCATAAAAGCCTGAACTGATTTACGGTTACAGATGAGCTATTTATTAATGCAGAAATGCCCCAACGTCGTCCATGGCGACCAGTGTCAACAATAGACTGGCTGGCCCCAACTCCATAGAGTACCACACCGTAAGTTCTCGTTTTATTGATACCCACCATGCAGCACCACGCATGCACTCGGTCGCCTTTCCTGTGCATCATTTTCCGTTGCGAGATCCTTCTCGTTCAATACAATGTGGACAAAAGCTGTACGCGACTCTAATCAATCGCTTCCGAGAAGATGATGACAAAATATTCCGAGGATCTGCAAGAAACGCAATGATTTGCTTCCTAGAAATTGGAGGGGGACGGTAACTaagaaacaatggaaaaatccCAAGGACCAAAGGCTGAaccgatcgttttttttttaataattcactACCCCAAATGAACACTGGACCAGAAATGAACTAACTCCTAGCGGCAAAAACGATGCTGATTTTTTTGGAACTAACCGTGAGTTGGAGATATCAAAACAGAACGCACTTCCCACTTGGTGTACGAACGATGCACTGAAACACTCTTTCGGTCAGGTGTATATAACGTCTTAAAACGAAAGAGAAAGCTAACTATATTCGTTGAGAACGCAAGGTTCTTCGATGCTTGACAGTCGGAGCTGAACTAAAGAGTGAGAACTGAGAACAACTCTCCATACCCACGATATACCTGACTATAAACCTGGCTAGAGGCTAGACATTGCTTAGCAcacccttcctttttttttcacctttttcatttctcctttttttctttttctttttccttttctttttctttctcaagaCTTATTACTTATTGCAAAGGGAAAAGctgaaaatgaaggaaaaacaCCCTTGGAGCCTACAATTTTATGCACTACTTCTCCGCAATTTTCTTTCGGCGGAAATAACCACTGAAAAAAGTTTACAAGATCATCATCCCATCGTGTATTTTAGGTTTAACGAGCGTTACTTAGCCTTTAATTATATACGGGTATGTACACGATATCAAAGAAATATCCCAGTCAGACtcggtgaaaataaaaatgaaattataacGATCAATACaatataattgaaaaaaaaaaaagaaaatgtagaaTTTCGCCAGCCAAGCCTGTCGATAATGTGTGTTTCTTATATAACACCATCGACTTCTTTTTAGTTAATCGCTTGATCGTTGATGGTTATTTATTgatctctctctgtctcttttttttagtggCACAAAAAAAGTTCCGGTGCGTGCTTTTCACGAGAAACTTTTTCTCGCTAGAAGAATAATTTGGATGAGTAGACCGTAGGTAGCTGTTCGTGAATCCTTGAATGATTTCACGCGttgcaatttaaaaatactgGGTGTTGATTATGCAAAGAagtggagaagaaaagaaaagaaaataaga
It includes:
- the LOC124344513 gene encoding tetraspanin-9-like, encoding MGHGAEMNGCGKCLKYLMFTFNLLSLVGGIVVMAVGIWTCVDHAYMEQLLGTNLYMSAAYILIATGVVVILISFLGCLGAVKEIKCMLLTYFIVMFGIFVTMLVGGILGYAFRSNVAVSMRTRMYSSLGEYGVNRVVTDAWDFTQSKLRCCGVEGFDGYRIWRTENRNFNSNSQVPLSCCQKIWTSGQIGSTGLINSGMLNSGQMDMTGQSYMPCQGSPNSNTAYLIGCYEKGLLAVQEQAAIVGGVGIGIAFVTLMGMIFSMALFNMIK